In a single window of the Anaerocolumna cellulosilytica genome:
- a CDS encoding conjugal transfer protein TrbL family protein, with the protein MFIWDFVADTVLGQIVDWIYGQIVGFLGDFFMQMGNMGADLFEMSWVQSIVLFFSYLAWALYGVGLVVAAFECGIESQSGRGSIKDTALNAIKGFMAVGLFTTVPVELYKLSVSLQGSFTAGITGLGADFGTVAQGIIASLQDAGNLEQAMTSSVFGGLQTITSPIMMIFILILMGYAVIKVFFANLKRGGILLIQIAVGSLYMFSVPRGYIDGFVSWCKQVIGLCLTAFLQATVLIAGLMVVKDHALLGLGLMLAAGEIPRIAGQFGLDTSTKANLMSTVYAAQTAVNMTKTVVQSVAK; encoded by the coding sequence ATGTTCATATGGGATTTTGTTGCCGACACTGTCCTCGGTCAGATTGTAGATTGGATCTACGGTCAGATCGTGGGCTTCCTCGGCGACTTTTTTATGCAGATGGGAAACATGGGAGCCGACCTGTTCGAAATGAGCTGGGTGCAGTCCATCGTGCTGTTCTTTTCCTATCTGGCATGGGCGCTCTACGGGGTCGGCCTTGTAGTGGCTGCTTTTGAATGCGGGATTGAGTCTCAGTCCGGCAGGGGTAGCATTAAGGATACCGCCCTCAACGCCATCAAGGGCTTTATGGCTGTGGGGCTGTTCACCACGGTGCCGGTGGAGCTGTATAAGCTGTCGGTGTCTTTGCAGGGCAGCTTCACTGCCGGGATTACTGGACTCGGAGCCGACTTCGGTACAGTAGCCCAAGGCATCATCGCATCGTTACAGGATGCAGGAAATCTGGAGCAGGCCATGACCAGTAGCGTGTTCGGCGGTCTGCAAACCATAACCAGCCCGATCATGATGATCTTTATCTTGATCCTTATGGGCTATGCAGTCATTAAGGTGTTCTTTGCCAACCTGAAGCGGGGCGGCATCCTGCTCATTCAGATTGCTGTGGGGAGCCTGTATATGTTCAGTGTTCCCCGTGGATACATTGACGGCTTTGTTTCATGGTGCAAGCAAGTCATCGGCCTGTGCCTGACGGCATTCTTACAGGCAACAGTGCTGATTGCCGGACTCATGGTGGTCAAAGACCATGCTCTGCTGGGGCTTGGTTTGATGCTGGCAGCCGGTGAAATCCCCCGCATTGCCGGACAGTTCGGATTGGATACCAGCACGAAAGCCAATCTCATGAGTACCGTATATGCGGCACAGACTGCGGTGAACATGACAAAAACAGTGGTACAGTCGGTGGCGAAATGA
- a CDS encoding DUF3852 domain-containing protein produces MLCLLFSTTAYAAGTGDVAGAIEGTWTTASQQIKTVVNKVVFPAIDLILAVFFFAKLGTAYFDYRKHGQFEWAAPAILFACLVFTLTAPLYIWQVLGM; encoded by the coding sequence ATGCTGTGCCTGCTGTTCAGTACAACGGCCTATGCAGCGGGAACCGGGGATGTGGCCGGAGCCATTGAGGGAACGTGGACAACGGCCTCCCAGCAGATCAAAACCGTGGTCAACAAGGTGGTATTCCCCGCCATTGACCTGATTCTGGCGGTGTTTTTCTTTGCCAAATTAGGCACGGCGTATTTTGATTATCGGAAACATGGCCAGTTCGAGTGGGCGGCTCCGGCAATCCTTTTTGCCTGCTTGGTGTTCACGCTGACCGCTCCCTTATACATCTGGCAGGTGCTGGGGATGTAG